The genome window CTAGGAGTACTTCTGAATGGCGGCAGCCATCCCTGTCACAGTCTGCTGGGGAGTTCCTGAGCAGGTCAGGAAAGCCCACACCAAACCAGCATTTTGGTGTGCTGATTCTTGGAGAATGACCAGGTAAATAAAAGCTGGAAGCTATCTGTGGGACAGGCCAGGTGACTGACAGTCGAGTCATACCGCAGATTGAGGTCACACAGGTTAATGTCCTCACCTGCAGTTATGGTGACACACAAACAGAGTGAAGGGATTCTAGACTGGGGTTGCTTGTGCAATGTTCCTGGGGTAGTAGTCCTGCAGGTAATCTTGGGCCATCATAACCTTACTTTTGCCTTTCATGGAAGAATCTTGCCATAGCAATTTGACTCCTGCAAGTGCCGGCAGCATTGTTTAATTAGCTCTGGCTCTGACTGGAGCCTGGCCTTTCCAAGCCGGACTTCTGCTTGTTCTTACAGTTTGGTGATAAAAGGGATCTCAGAGGCAAATTTATGCCACTGGGTTGAAACAGTGAAACTCTACCAAGGTCTTCAGCTAAGTCTCTTCAGCCTGCGGGATTAGAATTTGGGACGTTGGCTCTAGTGGGCTGTAAGTGTGTATATTCTTTGATCCTTTTGCTTTGGAGTTCTGTTTCCACAATATCTTGAGAGTTTCCAAGCCTTTTTCTAACATGCAGGAAAGCACGTAGGAGGTTGGTTTGCAGGCTTGTTGGAGGTGCAAAGAGAACTTGCAGCTGACCTGTGCTGACTCAGGTGAGGAGGAAGCTGTGAAGAGGAACCCCTCCTCCCTCAGTTTCACACCCAGATTTTTCAGGATGGGTAGAGTGGGGGTCACTGGGATGCCAGATATAGCCACTTGTTTGGTCTTTATACTTACttaaaaatgaggctgggtgtggtggctcatgcctataatcccagcactgtgggaggccgaggcgagcagatcatgaggtcaggagttcaagaccagcctgacatggtgaaaccccgtctctactaaaaatacaaaaattagctaggggtggtgggacgtgcctgtaatcccagctacttgggaggctgaggcaggagaatcacttgaacctggaaggcagaggttgcagtgagctgagatcgtgccacggcaccccagtctgggcaacagaacaagacttcatctcaaaaagaaagaaataaataaataataaaaatgagacaaaacaaaacaaaaacagtaccTGTGTTAAAGTTAGAGCTGAGGGTATAATTCCAACACAGTTTGCAAAGGACAAGAATAACTAAAATTTAGATATTTTGTTaattataggattttttttttcacattgaacCTGTTAGTCAATCCATTGAACCTCTGCAAACCTACCTTGCCTAGTTCAGTCAGAACTTTCCTTTTCAGAACAGTTACGTGGGTATAAGAACAGATAATTGAAAGCAAATTTGCCCTTAACATTTTCACTAGATTGATTTTATTAGAGGGGAAACAGTGAGACAGATATCCTTTAAAATGAATGTTTAAGCACCTGCATTCTGGCCATAAgttattgttttatttggttCTGAATATGTGTATTTCTCTGACTGACCATCTGTAAGTGcttcttgcatcccagggaagtGCTGTACTTTTGGAAAAATGGGGTCAAATCTGATACGTGTTTGTCCTTTCACCCTTTTTCTTTACATGTTTGGTTAATCACAGTCAGAGGGTGAAAATGAGAGAATATTTATGGAACTGAACCAGTGGTCCCAGCTCTTTACAGAAGACACTTGGCATGTTGCCTGTCACTCCTTGGGGTGGCCATGGCTGCTCGAGTGAGCTCCCCAACACGTCATCACACACCTACACCTGTGCCATAAGGAGGGGGATAGATTGATAGGAGATAGGTTTGGGGACTCATCCAGATCCTGTGTTCTGTGATTCTCAGACTTGAGATTTTAATCCTATTTTTGTCACTCATTTCCTTAATTTAGTCCATTGAAACTGtcaaatcaaaatataaatttgccATGGTAATCAGAATGATAAAAAGTGctcagactttgggaggctgaagcaggaggattgcttgagctcaggagtttgagaccaacctgggcaacatggtgaaaccctgcctctataaaaattgaaaaattagctgggcatggaggtgcacacctttagttccagctactttggaggctgaggtgggaggatcacttgggcccaggagtttgagtttccagtgagctatgattgcaccactgcactccagcctgggcaacacagcaagatcctgtctcacaaaaaaaaagtgctcaaaTTTAGTGAGGCAATAGTGTTGGGATAGGCTTTTGGCATATCTTAAAATGTTTGAGGATTTTTTAGGTTCATTTTGTTCTGATAGACgcaatattattttagaaaatataaaataatataaaccagGAAACTAGAAATTCCTGAAATCTTGTCACCTAGGtattctgattttaaatatatctctagtcttttttctctgcatttacataatacagctgacccttgaacaacacgagGTCTAGGGGAGCCTAGCCCCCACACAGTCAAAAATCCATATATAACTTCTGACTCCCCAAAACCTTCACTTCTAATAGCTTACTGTTGAGCAGAGTCTTACCAATAACATCAAGAATCGATTAATacgtattttgtattttatatgtaacGTATATTGTATTCTTATAGTAAAGTaagctaaaagaaagaaaatgttaagaaaatcaaagaaaagagaaagtatatttactattcatGAAGTGGACGTGGGTCATCATCAAGGTCTTCATTCTCATcctcttcacattgagtaggctgaggaggaggaagaggaggagagggggttGGTCTTTGCTCTCTCAGGGgcggcagaggcagaagaaaatctgagcataggccgggcgcggtggctcaagcctgtaatcccagcactttgggaggccgagatgggcggatcacgaggtcaggagatcgagaccatcctggctaacatggtgaaaccccgtctcttctaaaaaatataaaaaactagccgggcgatgtggcggacgcctgtactcccagctactcaggaggctgaggcaggagaatggctggaacctgggaggcggagcttgcagtgagccgagatcccgcgagactccgtctcaaaaaaaaaaaaaaaaaaaaaaaaaaatctgagcatAAGTGGACCTGCAAAGTTCAAACTCATGTCATTGAAGGGTCAAATGCATTTTTTCACCACAAGTCTAGTTTCTATGTACAATTTtatcttctgtctctctctatatatagacataagtataattttttcatttcatttaaatcttttttaaaataatggctttaatgatgattataaaattatatcacatgggctgggcttggtggctcctgcctgcaatcccagcactttgggaggctgaggcggtggatcacctgaggtcaggagtttgagaccagcttggccaacatggtgaaaccctgtctctactaataaagtacaaaaattagctgggcgtggtggcagactcctgtaatcccagctacttgaaagactaaggcaggagaatcacttgaacccgggaggtagaggttgcagtgaaccgagatcgtgctgttacactccagcctgggtgacaggagtgaaactctgtctcaaaaaaggaaaaaataataacaataaaaataaaagtacatcaCATGGATGTGGTACATTTGATTTAACCAGGTACCTGTTAATGGTCATCTAGGTTATTTTGTCATCTTTTTTCCGCCTATAATGTGGCATTGAACATTGTAGTACCTTCACCTCTATGTGTTTTTAATTCTTAGGATAAATGTCTCTGTGTGatattagaataaaaaatgataaaaaaaaaattagaaaggtcGTGCCAATTTAGactaatgaaaatatttgcatcggttaggcacagtggctcatacctgtaaatcccagcattttgggaggcggaggtgggagcactgcttgagtccaggaattcaagactggcctgggcaacatagtgagacctcgtctctacaaaaaaatgttttttgaaaattagctggacatggtggctcgtgcctgtggtcctggctactcgggaggctgaggtggaaggactgcttgagcccagcaggtggaggctgccataagccatgttcataccacttcactccagcctaggtgacagagtaagacccaatctcaaaagaaaaaaaagaaaaagcttgcattatcttttaaatttttttcctaattcaataaataaaaaacagacatTGTTTCTCATCTATACTTCTTAAATTAATAATAAGGTTGAACATTTTGCATATTTATAGgccacttaaaaaatttttttcctgaattttctaTTCAcgttctttgcttatttttctatgtgGAATATTTGACTTCATTGCTTTGTAAGAACACTTTACATATTAAGGTATTAGCTCTGCTGCTATgcttattgtaaaatattttcacagtttgtctttaatcttttttgttttacttatttttacttaTAGAAAATATAGTTTTTGTTAATTCAGATTTATCCTCGTTTAGCATGattgtatttgctttttattcttataGAGCCAATTTTTTACTTgtggaaaaaacaaatattcacCTATGTTAAAGgcttaaaaatactaaattgctgattgtttttattttatttatttttagtttttgagatggagtcttgccctgtcgcccaggctagagtgtgtgatctctgcacactgcaacctctgcctcctgggttcaagcaattctgctgtctcagcctccagagcagctgggactacaggtgcatgccaccatgcccggttaatttttgtaattttagtagagacagggtttcaccatattggtcaggctggtctcgaactcctgacctcagatgatccacctgcccggcctcccaacgtgccgggattacaggcgtgagccaccgcccagaACGGTATCCTGACATTTAAAAACCTACCATAAGCTTAATGAAAGCAGGTTTGTGTCTGTCTTCACTATTGAATCCCAGTGTCTTGctcaatgcctggcatataggaaACACCCAATCTATATTTGTGGGATGagtccatttctttttatcagaTTATAGCAAAtataaagccacaatgagatgtcatgtcacacccattaggatggctattttcaaaaagaccaaaggaaataagtATTGGCAAAgacgtggagaaaagggagcccttgtctcctgttggtgggaatgtaaattagtacagccattatggaaaatagtagggaggctcctcaaaaaaccATAACtagaactactatatgacccGGCAATCCTACTACcagatatatatccaaaggaattgaagtCAGTATATCAGAGAGTTCTCTGCACTcttatgttcattgtagcattattcaccaagccaagatatggaatcaacctaagtgcccatcattagatgagtgaataaagaaaacatggcatataaacacagtggaatactattccacctgaaaaaagaaggaaatcctgtcatttgtgctaacatagatgaaactggaggatGTTAAGcgaataagtcagacacagaacgACAAATACAGCATGATCTCGCTTATACGTCGAATctgaaaaagtcaaactcatagaaccAGAGAGTACAATGGTGGCTACCAGAAGCTGGGGGTGGAGGGACTGGAGAGGTATCCTTTggccaaaggatacaaaatttcaggtAGACAGGGAGAGCTCTAATGTACAATATGGTGCCTATACTTAGTAATGATATGTTAtgtacttgaaaattgctgaaaGTGGATTGTAAGTGTTCTCACTGCAAAAAAAGTGTGATATAATGCATGTTAAATAGCtcgatttagccattccacaatgtatacatatatggaaacatgttgtacaccataagaatatacaatttttacttcTCAATTAATAAAGTGTGGGCAgagaggctcacacctgtcatcccagcactttgggaggccaaggcaggaggacggATTGagccaggagtgcaagaccaacctgggcaacatagtaagacctgtctctacaaaaattttttaaaattagccaagcgtggtgacttgcgcctgtggtcccacttacttgggaggctgaggtgggaggatcatttgagcctgggaggtcgaggctgcagtgagctgtgatcacgccactgtgctccagcctgggcaacagagcgagaccctgtctctaaaaatacgtAAATAAATAGTGTCTATCTGTGGAAGACACCTTCTTAGTCATATAGGTTTGGGAAATCTTAAAACAGTATATGCCCTTTTAATTATCCTCTGTGGCACATTAGCCAACAGAAGGCCCCAAGAAATGCTGACCCAAAAACCTGTGCATTTAGTTTTAAAACTGGTGGGTTTCTtactcttttgtttattttaacctTGAACCGCACCCCCCAACTCGTCCCCGCCACAGCATAATCTTCCCTCAAACCCGTGTTGTGCTGGAGCACACTAGAGTTAATCCTGACCTGTAGCCATGTGGGCAGAGATGAAAGGAAATATTGTTTGCCAGTCCCTGCTGGAATGATGCCTTTACACACCTGTCTGATCTGATCgctctgctgttttctttcttctccctttccagGGTTCTAGCCTATTCATCTAGCCCCATGATGGCCGTGGACATCGAGTACAGGTACGACTGCATGGCTCCTTCCTTGCGCCGAGAGAGGTTTGCCTTTAAGATCTCACCAAAGCCCAGCAAACCACTGAGGCCTTGTATTCAGCTGAGCAGCAAGAAGGAAGCCAGTGGAATGGTGGCCCCAGCTGTCCAGGAGAAGAAGGTGAAAAAGCGGGTGTCCTTCGCAGACAACCAAGGGCTGGCCTTGACAATGGTCAAAGTGTTCTCAGAATTCGATGAGCCGCTAGATATCACATTCAACATCACCGAGCTCCTAGACAGCATTGTGAGCTTGACGACAGCAGAGAGCGAGAGCTTTGTTCTGGATTTTTCCCAGCCCTCTGCAGATTACTTAGACTTTAGAAATCGACTTCAGGCTGACCACGTCTGCCTTGAGAACTGTGTGCTCAAGGACAGGGCCATTGCAGGCACTGTGAAGGTTCAGAACCTTGCATTCGAGAAGACCGTGAAAATAAGGATGACGTTTGACACCTGGAAGAGCTACACAGACTTTCCTTGTCAGTACGTGAAGGACACTTACGCTGGTTCAGACAGGGACACGTTCTCCTTCGATATCAGCTTGCCCGAGAAGATTCAGTCTTATGAAAGAATGGAGTTTGCTGTGTACTACGAGTGCAATGGACAGACGCACTGGGACAGCAACAGAGGCAAGAACTATAGGATCATCCGGGCTGAGTTAAAATCTACCCAGGGAACGACCAAGCCCCACAATGGACCGGATTTGGGAATATCCTTTGACCAATTTGGAAGCCCTCGGTGTTCCTATGGTCTGTTTCCAGAGTGGCCAAGTTACTTGGGATACGAAAAGCTAGGGCCCTACTACTAGTGACTGCGGGTGACAGGGCGTGGCAGAGCTGCCGCAGACAAGCCTAGCTCTGCTCACTGTGCAGTGGAGATGGAAGGCCAGGGAGGAGCAAAGTGGAACTTCCATGAGGCCCAgtttgggaaaataaaaggaTCCTCTTCACTTCTTTCTTAAACCAGCAAATCCAGCCAGGTTCAGATTACACAATTGGTGTCTCCCTCAAAGAAGCGGTGGTGGCTGGCGCGCTTGGGCACTGTGGCAGCCACGAGAGTCTGTGCAGGTCTGTGCTGGAAAGGGTATGGATGGGAACCAAGCCTGTGCCAGTGCTGATGAAGCTGTAGGAGCTGATGAAGCTGGAAGGATCTCTGCTCTCCACTCAGAGGAGAGCAGAAAAAGCCGCTCAGCCCCAGCCACCTCGCGTTGGACCCTCACTGTTTGTCGTGTTCATCTTTGGGTGCTCTCTGCCAGCCAGGCCTTTCCTGCAAGCTGCTGTGCTTCCCCGTCCACGTGTATCTCTGTGCTGTGACACACTGACCTGACGCACGTTTCCAATGCAGCTGCAGAAGAGAAATGGGATTGGCTCTTGTTTTCTGAAAGTTCATcttttgcattttatgtttttccacAATCGATCTGACGTTCAGGAAAAGATAATAAAGGCAAAATGGTTGGTGATTGAGATAGGCATTTCCTCCCCGCTCTTCTTGACCCCACAGATCTATTCCAGCGGAGAGCAACACACCAGTCATCAAAACCCACTGGTTTCTGTGCGGTGGCACAGATTGCAGGGTTCTGACGAGGCAGGACAGTCATGAGTGGGGACATTTTCCGCTTCTCCTCTTGCCTTCTAGGGGGAGCTTTCTAAGTCCCCACATTTACCCTGAATCACCGGGAAAATCTGATTTTTCCTTGGAAAGCTCAATGACAAGATTTGTTTTAACTTACTTGGCTGGTTTCATTCTTTATGAAAGAATTTTGGATCTCCCTTCCTGAAGTGTCGTCTTTTCTGCTGTGTTTAGGACATTTGATTTGCAGATCCAATGTTTCCTCAAAACCTGCAGAAAATGGTTTTATCTTGATTGTGATTTACAATATCTAGAACACTTTACCAGCACCCAGGGACACGGATTTGGGTGTTCTTATTTATGGTGTGTATGGAAAGGGATAGGGGAGAAAAACCTCACCCAAGTTCTTATaggttattttaaatgtttgccaACTCTGACATTTCAGAGATTCATTGTTCTTAACCATATTGGACTAAAGTCTGTTGGTTAGTGCTGTTGTGAAAGAGACCTCCGGGGCcgagtgtggtagctcatgcctgtaatctccgcactttgggaggccgcggcgggcagatcacctgatgtcaggcgttcaagaccagcctggccaacgtggtacaaccccatctgtactaaaaatacaaaatttagctgagtgtgatggcaggtgcctgtaatccagctactcgggaggctgaggcaggagaatcacttgaacccgggaggtggaggttgcagtgagccaagatcatcatgtcactgcattccagcctgagcaacatagtgaaactgtgtctcaaaaaaaaagagagacctcTGGGACAATCATTATCAGATAGACCCCAAACCTGTGATTTTTCTTGGGTAAGATTGGTATTTACTTAGgggtgctttaaaaatatatttttacatgtatatttgtaggaaattgggttttttttttttctatttgtgtttgtttttggagtTTGGTTAAATGACTCTTTTATTTGCTGTTTTGCCTGATCTTACTAAAGTGAAGTTTTCCTAAGGCAAGCAAGAAGAGGAGTGGAAGCACAGTTGCCTGGATTTGGAGGCACAGCTGTTAGGCTTTTCAAGCTAAGAGTCTTGTGCTTGGGTTTTCCAGATTAATTTGAAAAGACCTCCCATCGGTGGCTTTGTACATAACCAACAGGCAGATATTGAGTGCCTTGGCTCCTAGAGTTTTGTGGTTGGGTTAGGttgtttttgttggtggtggtgttttgttttgtttttgttttcatttttgaagttTAAGATGCCTTGACGTTTTAAATGCTCTTAAATGCTATTCAATGTAATTCTTATTCCTAAAACTGGCTGTTCTTAGCCTGAATTCTAATGCTTTGTTTTTTGTACCTCTCCCAGGTGGGTAACACTCTAGGATCACATGATAATATAATTTTAGGGGAAATCACATTTTTACCTTACGCTGTTACTGGGCAGAACCATGTTGTATGTAAACATACCAGACATCGGGTAACAGACAGTACTTTAAATGTTGTAAATTTGGTGATCAGAGCTATTAATAGCATAAATTGAACTCAAATGGAACAAAACTGATGTCATGTAGGTCCTGAATTTTACTTTGCATTAAGAAGTGCCCTCCCCACAATGCAGGAAAGGCACAGAGTGCACTGGCATTGACATGTTACCCAACTAAGGATCATTCTGTGTTCATAAGAAAAAGGCCTGCAGTGACTCTGTTTAATAAAGTCAGTTGAATTTGATCTAATAATGATCTTAAGACATTCCCATGTCAAAATTTGAAATATGATAATTCAGTGATAACTATCTCTTCTAAAGCAGCCGTAAACCCTTCCCACTACCCGTCTTTCTCCTAGCTCACCCTGGCTTTTTTTGCTGGGGGCACTGGTTGCAAGACCCCAGCCAGCACACCTGGGATGCTCACCCCACCGCACCGTTCAGAAGGCAAGTCCTCACCCGCTCGCAGAGACCCTTCTTCTCCAATAAAAGACTCTACTTGCCTGACTTTCCTCATCAGGGCTGTCATTCAGTGATGTATGGGGGTCTGAAAAATACTGCCTTCTAGCTGGCTTCTGTTTACCACTCGCT of Macaca fascicularis isolate 582-1 chromosome 8, T2T-MFA8v1.1 contains these proteins:
- the PPP1R3B gene encoding protein phosphatase 1 regulatory subunit 3B yields the protein MMAVDIEYRYDCMAPSLRRERFAFKISPKPSKPLRPCIQLSSKKEASGMVAPAVQEKKVKKRVSFADNQGLALTMVKVFSEFDEPLDITFNITELLDSIVSLTTAESESFVLDFSQPSADYLDFRNRLQADHVCLENCVLKDRAIAGTVKVQNLAFEKTVKIRMTFDTWKSYTDFPCQYVKDTYAGSDRDTFSFDISLPEKIQSYERMEFAVYYECNGQTHWDSNRGKNYRIIRAELKSTQGTTKPHNGPDLGISFDQFGSPRCSYGLFPEWPSYLGYEKLGPYY